ACCATCCGCCAATCAGCAGCAGACACCCCGTAGCATCGGTCTGCCTCCTGGACAGTCAAGCTTAGAAAGCATTGTCCGTGAGGCGTTTGAGAAAGGAGTGTCTGATATTCATCTAGGTGTTGGTGAAACTCCCCGTTTCCGAAATCGTGGGGAAATGGAGCCAACCGAATATCCACTCACAGATCACGCAACATTTAACTGTTGGCTCAAGGAAGTAATGACTGATGACGAAATCCGGCGCTTTAGAGAAGAGTTGGAATTTGATGGGGCAACTCAGTACGAGTTTAGTCGGGTCAGGATTAATGTCTTCGATAGCCTTCTTGGTCCTGCAATGGTCTTGCGGATTATTCCCCTGAAGATATTGACCCTTGAGCAGTTGCGGTTGCCTGCAATCCTGAAAGATGTCTGTCACTACCATAAAGGTCTCATTTTGGTCACCGGTCCCACAGGTTCCGGAAAATCTACCAGCATGGCCGCCATGATAGACTATATGAACAAAGAGATGGCGCGGCATATAATTACCATTGAAGACCCCATTGAATTTATCCACCAAAGTCGGAAATCTCTGGTTAAACAGCGGGAAGTAGGAATGCATACCCGTAAATTTGACCGGGCCTTGAAAGCCGCTTTGCGGGAAGACCCTGATGTGATTCTGATTGGGGAAATGCGAGATCGAGAAACAGTCAATACAGCTCTGAAGGCTGCTCAAACTGGTCACTTGGTCATGGGTACTTTGCATACCAACAGTGCCGTGAAAACCATTGAGCGGATTCTCAATCTCTACAATCCAGAAGAACAGGCTCCCATGCGGGTGGCCATATCAGAAGCCCTAGTAGGAGTCATTTCCCAAGGGTTGTGCCGTACTACCGATGGCAAGCGTGCTGCTTTTCATGACATCCTGATTAATACTGAATCCATTAAGGATTACATCCTCAAGGGCAAATACGAAGAAATTGAACAACTGATGGCGGACAGTGAATTTGACGGTATGGTTACCGTAAATAAATCCTTGTTCGCTCTTTACCAAGAGGGGCGTATTACTGAGGAAACTGCCTTGGAAAAGTCACCCACTCCCAACGAGATTGCAATGATGTTGCGCGGTCGGATTTAGGGATTAGGCAGGCTTGTATAGGGATTAGGAATTAGGGCTCAAGACTTAACCCCTAAAACCTAACCCCTAAAACCTAAAACCTAAAACCTAAAACCTAAAACCTAAAACCTAAAACCTAAAACCTAAAACCTAACCCCTAATATCATGTCTGGATAATTAGTGATGAAAAACCATCTCCGATTAAACCTTACTCCTTTCCTTCAGCATAGCTGCCTTCTGCCAAATGCCTTCGATTTACCAAATTGTAAGTATTCAACCGGACATGATATAACACCATTACCCTAACACCTTGACCATCAAAACTAAATTGACATAGTACTAGCATATGCTGGATGAAACCCCCTCGCCCCAACTGTTTAAAGGTATTGCTATATTTACACCAGGGGAAGATCTAGTGTATAGCATTGACTTTAATAAGCAGAGTCACTGGCATCTGCATCTGTGTGCGAGTTTACAGGAAATACTGGGGTTACCAGAGCCACCTCATTTTTTAGTCCCGGGATATACTGCCACCATTGATCGGTGGATGGACTCTCAAACCAATCAGTTGCGCATGTCAGCAGAAATTCATTGGTTGGTGCAACATCATCAGGCATTGTTAAATGCAGTATTTGGCACCGACAACCTGATTTGGCAAGTAGCCCCTTGGGAGGAAGAGTCCTGTGACCCGGCGGTGCTAGAAACTTACCGCAATCAGTTTCCCCAACTCTGGGAAAACCATGACTTGATCCTGCGCATTGACCGCCCAGAGCCATTATCCTACTCCGATACAGAAGAGGTTTTGCCAGAAAGGGTTACTAACCAAAACTCTGGGAGATGGTCACCTCAGGAGCATTTGAGAGCTATGGAAAAGCTGCCCCGTTTATCTAAGTCTGCCACTGATAGTACAGACTCACTGACTGCCAGGGATGTCACCAAACCGGATTCTTTATCAAGGATGTCCCTGCCTGATGTGTCTCACTCCCAGGCACAACCTACCTATAGCTATGTCCTGCGTTTGTTCGTTTCCGGACATAGTACAGAAACTGAGTATACTCTCAAGAGTCTATACCAGTTGTTAGAGAATCATTTAGGTCATCCCTATACCCTAAAAATTATTGATGTTTTCAAGCACCCAGAACTGGCAGAAACTGATCAGATCTCAGCTACACCAACACTACTCAGAGTATGGCCCGAGCCTGTCCGGCGGATTATCGGTGATTTGAATGATATTGATCAGGTGTTGCAGAGATTAACAAGCAATATAGTTCAATCCTCAGCAATTAAGCAATAAGCTTTTAATCGGTAATTTTAATCGGTAATAGCTAATATAGAAGTTCTCAATACCCAATTGAGAACTTCTATATGTTACTTTTGTTTAGCAGCAGCTTTCTTTTTGGTCTTTTTGGTCTTTTTGCTAGCATTGGCAGCTTTTTTAGCTGCTTTGGCCGCAGCGATCGCTTTTAACCGAGCTTCTTCTTTTTCCTGGGCAATCTTTTCGAGATAGTAGTGGTAATCTCCCAGATAGGTGCAGAATTCGCCATCCCGGATTTCTACTATTTTGTTGGCCACTTTCGAGATAAAATAGCGGTCGTGGGAAACAATAATTACTGTACCATCATAGCCTGCGAGTGCTTCCTCCAACATTTCTTTGGCTGGGATATCCAGGTGATTAGTCGGCTCATCCAGAATTAGTAAATTAGCGGGAGAAAGGAGCATTTTGGCTAAGGCCAGGCGGGCTTTTTCCCCTCCACTAAGGGACTCAACCTTTTTATATACTGTGTCCCCACTAAACAGAAACCGTCCCAATAGGGTACGCACTTCCTGATTTTTCCAGTCTGGGACTTCATCATGGATGGTTTCCATGACCGTTTTGCTCAATTCTAGGGCTTCTGCTTGATTCTGCTCAAAGTAACCAGGAATCACATTGTGTTTGCCCAGTCCTACTATCCCTTCTGTTGGCTTTTCCATTCCCATGATCATCCGGAGTAAGGTGGATTTACCGCAACCATTGGGACCGATGAAGGCAATGCGATCGCCCCGTTCAATCAACAAGTCTGCTCCCAGAAATAAAATCTTGTCATCATAGTCATGGACTAAATCCTTGATTTTGACTACCTCAAGACCACTACGAGGGGCATCAGGGAATTGGAATTTGAGGGTTTTGAGATTAGCAGTCGGGGCTTCTATCCGTTCAGTTTTTTCTAATTGTTTCTCTCGGCTTTTGGCTTGGGTAGACCGGGTTGCACTAGCACGGAAACGCTCAATAAAGGCTTGCTGCTTCTCTATTTCCTTTTGTTGACGCTCGTAGCTACTCAGTTGAGCTGCCTGCATCTCGGCTTTCTGCTGGAGATAAGCTGAGTAATTGCCTAGGTAGGTAGTCGAGACACCCCGTTCGGTTTCCACAATTTGGGTGCAGAGGCGGTCAAGAAACTCCCGGTCGTGAGATACTATTACCATTGGGGTCTTCAGACCCTTGAGATACTTTTCCAACCATTCGATGGTTTCCAAGTCAAGATGGTTAGTTGGTTCGTCCATCAGTAGGACGTCAGGCTTCTGGAGCAGGATTTTGCCTAAACTCATGCGCATTTGCCAGCCACCACTGAAAGCACTCACTAAGCGATCGCTATCCTGTGGCTCAAATCCCATCTCCGGCAAGATCTTGTCAATTTTTGCTTGTAAACCATAACCATCGAGGGCTTCAAATTGGCGCTGCAACCTATCTAGCTTTCTAATCAGTCCTTCCAATTCTGCTTCATCAGCCATTTCCATGGCGTTTTGCACTTGTAGCATTTCCTCGTGTACGTGGTTAGCTTCCTTAAATACCGTCCAGAATTCTGCTGAAACCGTGCGGGTTGGGTCTACTTCAAATTCTTGGGTGAGGTAAGCGATATGAAGACTGGCAGGACGGATAACAACGCCGCTGGTGGGTTCCATCTCTCCAGCAATAATTTTCAGTTGGGTAGATTTCCCGGCACCATTGACCCCAACTAAGCCAATGCGATCGCCTGGTTTAACTTCCCAGTTGACATCCTTTAGAACTTCGCCAGTGGGGTATACTTTACTAATGTGTTCGAGTCGCAGCATTAAGATGTCTCCAAGGAAAATTTTAGCTGGGGACTTTTAGTCCTGATCCCAAGTTGCTGTCGGGTTGACTACAGAAGTTTGGTTCACAGGGATGCCCCTTTTCTTTTGACCATTAGTCCTTCTGAGTTTTCCCGTCTACAGCAGATTATCCCTGGAAACCGCCACCTACAGTAGACCTCTTGCATCAATGGTGTCAAGCCCCCATTATCCCCTGCCCAGACTTGGGGAGCTAGGGGGGCAAAAGGATGATTGATGCAATAAGTCTAGTGATAGAGTTTACGATCCAGGATGTTTTCGGTTATCGTAACAAAAATTAATCATCTCTGGTAGTACCCGAAAGTCAAGGGAATAGGGAACTTTAGCTGGGGTAACCGGGAACATTAATCTTAAGACGATCCCCTTCAAAAAATGGGATTTCACTCTTATGTTTCTTCAATCCTACAGAGTGAACTACCCCGACCTACTTCTTTTGATGTCGGGGCTTCCAACTTCACGGAAGAATGCCTTAACTTGGACGGGCGTCCACGTCTTGGTCTTACTTCTTCTCCATTGGCGTTGACCTCCCCCGTCCCAGAGGAGGATAGCATCCTGATCCCTTCTGCTCTAATATTCTTTGCCGCATTACCATCTCTGTCGTGGTGAGTTCCACAACTTGGACAAGTCCAAGTTCTTACATCAAGCGGCAACTCCTTGATTTGATAATGACAATTAGAACAAGTTTTAGAACTAGGGAACCACCGATTTATTTCAATCAACACTTTTCCTTCTTTTTCACATTTATAATAAAGAAAATTTACAAAGGTTCCCCAACCTAGATCAGAAATGGCTTTAGCTAGTTTATGGTTACGAACCATGCCCTTGACGTTTAGGTTTTCGACTACCACTACTTGACTCTGATCCACTATCTTTCTGGATAGTTTGTGTAGGTAGTCTTGGCGGACATTTCCAATCCGTTCGTATACCTTAGCTACAATCTTTCTGGCATTTCTACGTCCATTACTGCCTTTTTTCTTTCGGGCAGCAATACGTTGTTTTTTGGCTAGTTTCTTTTCGTACTTAGCTAGATGCTTGGGATTCCCAAACTTAGAGGTCTTTTCGCCGTCATAGGTGATCGCAAAATCCTTGATCCCCAAATCAATCCCGATTACCTTCCCTGTAGTCGTAGACGACTTTGCTCCTAGATCTTTCAGAGCCGCTCCGCGAGGGTTTTCATACTCCATCAGAACAGAAGCATAATACTTTCCAGAAGGAGTTTTACTGACTGTTACAGTCTTGATTTCTCCGTCTAGTGGGCGATGAATTACCGCCTTCACAACTCCCAACTTTCCAGGGAATTTAAGGAAATCGCCTACCTGTTTTACGTTTTGGGGAAATTGAATTGACTGACGGTGATGGTATGATTTGAACCTGGGATACTCGGCTCTACCTTCAAAGAAATTTTGGTAAGCACGACTAAGATTGAGACTTACAGATTGTAAAACCTGAGAGTAGCAATCTTTCAGCCATTTAGTTTCTTCTTGTTTCTTGAGTTTCGGCAACATAGAGTTGAGTGCAGACTGTTTTAGACCTTTGCCCGTCTCTTTGTAAGTTTCTATGCACTGATTTAGCGCGTAGTTCCACCACCAACGAGCGCACCCAAAATGTTGGGCAAGGATTTGTATTTGCTCTTTATTAGGATAGATTCTGACCTTGACGGCTTTATGTCTCACTGCACTCAACCCTGTATATCGACCTTGTTTAACATAATATATACTTTCCAGTAATACGTCAAGGGATAAGCTAAATACTTGGCTCGCTATCCATCTCCACCCTGAACGTTCCCGTAGCGTGGCCTACGGCCAGGGTGGGGAATTCCGCGAATCTTGTTAAAGAGTCAGCTAATGCCCTATGGGCATTAGCTGACTCTTTAGGTTAGTGATTATTGATGACTACTTTCCCTACTCCCCTTCTGTTCCCAAAGCTGAATTTATGTGTTCGGTATCTGATTACTAGACAAACTCAAAATTGTTGCTAGTGAGATCAACGTTGGTAGTATTTTCTAGGAAAGCGACCATGTCATTTTGATAGAAGAGCTCGGTGCCGCCATTGCCCTGCTGTGTCTGGTAATCACCGATAGAACCATGGAGCTGAATCACATCTCCCTCTGCGGCATTGAAGTCTTCAATGACTGCATAGTCATCTAAACCAGCTGCTACATAGTAAGCTTGGTTGACATCACCAAGAATAAATCGGTCAGCACCAGCACCACCCGATAAAATATCATCAGTATTAGCTCCACCAGATTTCGGGTTAGTACCGTTGAGAGTGTCGTTACCCTCACCACCGATCAGAGTGTCATTACCCTTGCTACCATACATAAGGTCATCACCCTCATCACCATACAGACTGTCATTACCCTTATCACCCCTCATACTGTCATTACCCTTACCACCATACATAAGGTCATCACCCTCATCACCCCTCAGACTGTCGTTACCATTAGCACCATACAGACTGTCATTACCATCATCACCGCTCAGACTGTCGTTACCCTTACCACCATCCAGAAGGTCATCACCATTAGCACCATACAGACTGTCATTACCATCATGACCGCTCAGAGTGTCATTACCCTCACCACTGATATGAACAAAGCGAAAATTCTTGCTACTGAGATCAACACTGGTAGTATTTTTTAGAAAAGCGACCATGTCAGAAGAGCCGTCACTCTTTATATATAAGAGCTCGATGCCGCCATTGACCTGCTTTGTCTCGTAATCATCGATAGAACCGTGGAGTTGAATTACATCTCCCTCTCCGGGATTGAAGTCTTCAATGATTGCACAGTCATTCTTACCTGGTTCTATATAGTAAGCTTGGTGAACATCACCAAGAACAAATAGGTCAGCACCAGCACCACCCTCTAATAAATCATCAGTATTAGCTCCAGCAGAAATCACGTCAGTACCTTTGAGAGTATCGTTACCCTCACCACCCCTTAGCGTGTCATTACCCTCACCACCATACAGAATGTCATCACCCTCACCACCTCTCAGAGTATCGTTACCCTTACCACCGCTCAAACCATTGTTACCATCATCACCGCTCAAATCATTGTTACCATCATCACCAGTAATCATCTTTCCCGGGTCAACCGTGAATAACCAATCAGAATGATAGACGTATTGATCAGCATTGGAGTGGTTCAACCAACCCCAGCCAGAAATCCCATCAACGCCGCGATGACCCTGATTGTCGGTTTTATTCCCAACCTGGAAACTGAAGGAATTGCTGCCAGCCTCGTCAGTTAGCTCAAATTCACGCTGGTCACCATACAGTTGCTTGATAATACCTGTATTACTTCCAGCGAATTGAGCATCCACCGATAAATCATCATCATCGCTGACATGATCAGCGTTATTGTAAGTAAAGTCAATTTGCCACAAACCCGGCTGATCGTCATAGTTGTTGAAGTTGCCATCCACATCTAGATGACCGAAAGCAGTACCAAAGATCCGGATTTCGTCTCCATTGATACTCATCTGCATATTGGTATCAGGATGGTCGAAGTTAAACACAGCGATGTCACCGGTTTGGTAGATACCTTTCTCGAATAAGCCAGTCAGAATTAGACCATGAGGATTCCAATTACCAAAACTAGTACCATCTGGGTGATTGGAAAGCTGGTAAGTGCCATCTTTTAGAATTGGCTCTACCAAGCCAGCAGTAACTTCATTGTTAATTTCGCCAGCCTCTAAGGTAATCACATCTGTCATACCAGTGCTGATATTAATAACGTCAGAATCTTTCGACTCCTGGTCACCAACATTAGCTGTGGTGAACTCTAAATCAGATGGTAAATCAGAGAAGGTGAGCTTGTAGTTGCCCGCAGCAAGGTTTTTAAAGTTGAATTTACCGTTGCTCTTAGTAGTTCTGACCTTGGTGATATCATCTCCAGTGCCAAAGATGCCATCTTCACCAGCCCCGGTCAGAGTAACCTTAACGCCTTTAACCCCTTCTTCTCCTTCATCAAAAATGCCATTACGATTAGCATCAAGCCAGACTTTGTTGCCGATTTCACCAGTATTTTCATCTACAGGATTGCAGTTAAAACCGCCTTTGCCTCTGCCAAAGCCTTTGCCTTTGCCTTTGCCTTTGCCAAACAAGTCTTTATCATCGTTATCAAACAAGTCTTTGAATTTGCCCAATCCACCCTTGTTGCCCTTGAAATAATTGCCCTGAAAACCGCCTTTGCCTTTGCCAAAGCTCAGAAAGTCCTTATCATCGTTATCAAACCCGCCTTGGCCTTTTCCAAATCCACCATTTCGATTAGGGAAACACTTCTGATTTGGGTCACAGTTGTCATTTCCTGCAGGCAGACAGTTGTTTGGATTAAAGTCCTGAGATGTCTTAGACCAATTGGATTGTCTGGAGTTGTTGCTGGTTTGTTGGCGGTTACGAAAGAATTTCATTATTTTAAATTCCTTAGGATTGGTTTACTGAAGTGAATTAACCTTGTTTATGGTATTTGCCTATTCGACTATTGGGCAATCTGGCAAATATATAGTTGAATTGGTTGGTAGTTTTATTATTATTGCTCTTGAAGTCTATTGATTCCAAACTAATCAGATATTGTGATTAACTTGTGAGAGTAGATTAGATGATTGCTGTGCTGTTCATTTCCTCAATGGTAAAAAAACATTTCAAGGGGTGTCAATACCAATTTCTAGAGTTTTGGGAGAATTCACATAAACTTTAAACTGAGCTCAAAATTGATTATGAACGTTACAAATTCTTTTCATAAAACACAGTAAGACTACGATAGAATCATGATTAATTCTTTATACATAAAAACCATCATAAACCTAAAAAAAAAAGGCGCTCCATGGAACGCCTCTACTTATAGTGCCTTATCAATTTATTTGTTTAATTTTTAATTATGTCTATAACACAGGGAGCAGGGAGTAGGGAGCAGGGAGTAGGGAGTAGGGAGCAGGAGATAAAAATCATTACAATTTACTTAGGATTACTATCTCAAAAAACAGCTAAAAATCTGGAAAATATTTAAATTATCTATTACTCTAATTATGATGCGCTGATTGCTGATCGCGGTAGGGTAAATGATCACATTAAAGTAACTGTGGAAACACTGAAATAGGGATTGGGTAAGGGGTAACATGAATGAAGGGTTTGACCACTCAACTGCTATATTTAGTATTTCAGCTATATGTATATATTGGCGTTTGGATAATGTATAAGTTTTTGGAAAAATTATGCGTACGCAATGGTTGTCAGGTATAGCAAAGGGAGTAGGGAGTAGGGAGTAGGGAGTAGGGAGTCGGGAGTAGGGAGTCGGGAATATGGCATCAAAAATTATCACTATTGATTCAGGGAACAGGGAGTGGGGAGTCGGGAGCGGTGCGACCCGTGATGGCGAGCAATCCCTTGACCGTAGGTCACGCGGGGCGCGTTCGCCATCACGGAAAGCGCACCGAGGGAGTCGGGAGTCGGGAATATGGCATCAAAAATTATCACTATTTCAGGGAACAGGGAGTGGGGAGTCGGGAGCGGTGCGACCCGTGATGGCGAGCAATCCCTTGACCGTAGGTCACGCGGGGCGCGTTCGCCATCACGGAAAGCGCACCGAGGGAGTCGGGAATATGGCATCAAAAATGATCACAATTGATTTATGATCCTTATAGATTATCGGTACGCAACGGTTGTCAGCGAGATTATGCGTTCCCGTAGCGTGGCCGTAGGCCAATCGCAATGGTAGGCTCGCAACTTTGACACTCCCCGGTCTAAAGACGCGGGGATTCTTTGTTCGCAGACTCGACTTGCTTAACCAGGTCGGAACCAGGAAAAGTAGAGGCCAAATCTCCCAAAACGTTCGGATCTAGGATCCAGGTTCCGGTGTGCCCCACCGTACCCAAGGCTCTCTTGAGGATATTGATGGCAGCGTTGTGGTCGCGGTCTAATTGACAACCGCATTTGCAGGTGTGAGTCCTAGTTGATAGAGACTTTTTTACAACCTCACCACACTCAGAGCAGTTCTGGCTAGTGTAGGCGGGGTTGACTGCAACAGTGACCCTGCCAAACTTAGTTCCAAAATGCTCCAACCATTTCCTAAACTGATACCAACCCGCATCATTAATAGACTTGGCCAGACAATGATTTT
The Moorena sp. SIOASIH genome window above contains:
- a CDS encoding type IV pilus twitching motility protein PilT; amino-acid sequence: MTDPQPSTRIAPAPPPLNIASRQVSAQGNQSRPAQPRAMAPRSRQAGAAVASRPRPVPTTGQNSATNVQAKPSANQQQTPRSIGLPPGQSSLESIVREAFEKGVSDIHLGVGETPRFRNRGEMEPTEYPLTDHATFNCWLKEVMTDDEIRRFREELEFDGATQYEFSRVRINVFDSLLGPAMVLRIIPLKILTLEQLRLPAILKDVCHYHKGLILVTGPTGSGKSTSMAAMIDYMNKEMARHIITIEDPIEFIHQSRKSLVKQREVGMHTRKFDRALKAALREDPDVILIGEMRDRETVNTALKAAQTGHLVMGTLHTNSAVKTIERILNLYNPEEQAPMRVAISEALVGVISQGLCRTTDGKRAAFHDILINTESIKDYILKGKYEEIEQLMADSEFDGMVTVNKSLFALYQEGRITEETALEKSPTPNEIAMMLRGRI
- a CDS encoding circadian clock KaiB family protein, with protein sequence MLDETPSPQLFKGIAIFTPGEDLVYSIDFNKQSHWHLHLCASLQEILGLPEPPHFLVPGYTATIDRWMDSQTNQLRMSAEIHWLVQHHQALLNAVFGTDNLIWQVAPWEEESCDPAVLETYRNQFPQLWENHDLILRIDRPEPLSYSDTEEVLPERVTNQNSGRWSPQEHLRAMEKLPRLSKSATDSTDSLTARDVTKPDSLSRMSLPDVSHSQAQPTYSYVLRLFVSGHSTETEYTLKSLYQLLENHLGHPYTLKIIDVFKHPELAETDQISATPTLLRVWPEPVRRIIGDLNDIDQVLQRLTSNIVQSSAIKQ
- a CDS encoding ABC-F family ATP-binding cassette domain-containing protein; the encoded protein is MLRLEHISKVYPTGEVLKDVNWEVKPGDRIGLVGVNGAGKSTQLKIIAGEMEPTSGVVIRPASLHIAYLTQEFEVDPTRTVSAEFWTVFKEANHVHEEMLQVQNAMEMADEAELEGLIRKLDRLQRQFEALDGYGLQAKIDKILPEMGFEPQDSDRLVSAFSGGWQMRMSLGKILLQKPDVLLMDEPTNHLDLETIEWLEKYLKGLKTPMVIVSHDREFLDRLCTQIVETERGVSTTYLGNYSAYLQQKAEMQAAQLSSYERQQKEIEKQQAFIERFRASATRSTQAKSREKQLEKTERIEAPTANLKTLKFQFPDAPRSGLEVVKIKDLVHDYDDKILFLGADLLIERGDRIAFIGPNGCGKSTLLRMIMGMEKPTEGIVGLGKHNVIPGYFEQNQAEALELSKTVMETIHDEVPDWKNQEVRTLLGRFLFSGDTVYKKVESLSGGEKARLALAKMLLSPANLLILDEPTNHLDIPAKEMLEEALAGYDGTVIIVSHDRYFISKVANKIVEIRDGEFCTYLGDYHYYLEKIAQEKEEARLKAIAAAKAAKKAANASKKTKKTKKKAAAKQK
- a CDS encoding RNA-guided endonuclease TnpB family protein, translating into MRHKAVKVRIYPNKEQIQILAQHFGCARWWWNYALNQCIETYKETGKGLKQSALNSMLPKLKKQEETKWLKDCYSQVLQSVSLNLSRAYQNFFEGRAEYPRFKSYHHRQSIQFPQNVKQVGDFLKFPGKLGVVKAVIHRPLDGEIKTVTVSKTPSGKYYASVLMEYENPRGAALKDLGAKSSTTTGKVIGIDLGIKDFAITYDGEKTSKFGNPKHLAKYEKKLAKKQRIAARKKKGSNGRRNARKIVAKVYERIGNVRQDYLHKLSRKIVDQSQVVVVENLNVKGMVRNHKLAKAISDLGWGTFVNFLYYKCEKEGKVLIEINRWFPSSKTCSNCHYQIKELPLDVRTWTCPSCGTHHDRDGNAAKNIRAEGIRMLSSSGTGEVNANGEEVRPRRGRPSKLRHSSVKLEAPTSKEVGRGSSLCRIEET
- a CDS encoding SdrD B-like domain-containing protein codes for the protein MKFFRNRQQTSNNSRQSNWSKTSQDFNPNNCLPAGNDNCDPNQKCFPNRNGGFGKGQGGFDNDDKDFLSFGKGKGGFQGNYFKGNKGGLGKFKDLFDNDDKDLFGKGKGKGKGFGRGKGGFNCNPVDENTGEIGNKVWLDANRNGIFDEGEEGVKGVKVTLTGAGEDGIFGTGDDITKVRTTKSNGKFNFKNLAAGNYKLTFSDLPSDLEFTTANVGDQESKDSDVINISTGMTDVITLEAGEINNEVTAGLVEPILKDGTYQLSNHPDGTSFGNWNPHGLILTGLFEKGIYQTGDIAVFNFDHPDTNMQMSINGDEIRIFGTAFGHLDVDGNFNNYDDQPGLWQIDFTYNNADHVSDDDDLSVDAQFAGSNTGIIKQLYGDQREFELTDEAGSNSFSFQVGNKTDNQGHRGVDGISGWGWLNHSNADQYVYHSDWLFTVDPGKMITGDDGNNDLSGDDGNNGLSGGKGNDTLRGGEGDDILYGGEGNDTLRGGEGNDTLKGTDVISAGANTDDLLEGGAGADLFVLGDVHQAYYIEPGKNDCAIIEDFNPGEGDVIQLHGSIDDYETKQVNGGIELLYIKSDGSSDMVAFLKNTTSVDLSSKNFRFVHISGEGNDTLSGHDGNDSLYGANGDDLLDGGKGNDSLSGDDGNDSLYGANGNDSLRGDEGDDLMYGGKGNDSMRGDKGNDSLYGDEGDDLMYGSKGNDTLIGGEGNDTLNGTNPKSGGANTDDILSGGAGADRFILGDVNQAYYVAAGLDDYAVIEDFNAAEGDVIQLHGSIGDYQTQQGNGGTELFYQNDMVAFLENTTNVDLTSNNFEFV